Proteins encoded by one window of Sphingosinicella sp. BN140058:
- a CDS encoding M20/M25/M40 family metallo-hydrolase yields the protein MDQNDIRTSRRTLLQAAAVGTAALAPGLALAARSGDMAALRRAAEQGREAAIARIQDWIRNPTIAAEKYKVEEGVAYMSTLAREAGFQKVRTVPTGGVPAVFATLDVGAPKWMGIYFMYDVKQFDPAEWSVPPLEARIVDRPGVGKVIMGRGAVNQKGPEGAFLAALHAFKASGRKLPVNLALIAEGEEEIASPNFLNAIKDPEVTATMKKCVGVIIPTAGQAPNGNATISLGAKGAVEMEIVSSSARWGRGPAQDIHSSQFARVDSPAWRLVQALNTLIKPDGHTPAVEGFFDRVQPLTARQKALIAEAARKSSEADAKKSLGVQRWIEDESWEQSLVRLAEQPTINIQGLVAGYTGPGGKTVLPHRAVAKVEMRLVPDMTRDDSVAKLKRHLEKHGFPDIEINVTGGYGPNQTPEDSALIKAQQTVLTRAGVTWALNVRNAGSWPGVVFTGDPLRLPAGQFGLGSGAGAHAPDEYFVIESANPKIAGITEQTMAYVDLLYEVAAQA from the coding sequence ACATTCGGACGAGCCGGCGTACCCTCTTGCAGGCGGCTGCGGTCGGGACGGCGGCGCTCGCGCCCGGGCTGGCCCTGGCCGCGCGTTCCGGCGACATGGCGGCGCTTCGCCGTGCCGCCGAACAGGGGCGCGAGGCCGCGATCGCGCGCATTCAGGACTGGATCCGCAATCCGACCATCGCAGCCGAAAAGTACAAGGTCGAGGAAGGCGTCGCCTACATGTCGACGCTTGCGCGCGAGGCCGGCTTCCAGAAAGTCCGGACTGTGCCGACCGGCGGTGTTCCGGCGGTATTCGCCACCCTGGACGTCGGCGCGCCCAAATGGATGGGCATCTACTTCATGTACGACGTGAAGCAGTTCGATCCGGCCGAGTGGTCGGTGCCGCCGCTGGAGGCGCGGATCGTCGATCGGCCCGGCGTCGGGAAGGTGATCATGGGACGCGGCGCCGTCAATCAGAAGGGGCCGGAAGGCGCCTTCCTCGCCGCTCTCCACGCCTTCAAGGCATCAGGGCGCAAACTCCCGGTCAACCTGGCCCTGATCGCCGAGGGCGAGGAGGAGATCGCGTCGCCCAATTTCCTCAACGCCATCAAGGACCCGGAAGTCACCGCGACGATGAAGAAGTGCGTCGGCGTGATCATTCCGACCGCCGGCCAGGCGCCGAACGGCAATGCGACGATCAGCCTGGGCGCCAAGGGCGCCGTGGAGATGGAGATCGTGTCGAGCAGCGCGCGGTGGGGTAGGGGGCCGGCGCAGGACATCCACTCGAGCCAGTTCGCCAGGGTCGACAGCCCGGCCTGGCGCCTCGTTCAGGCGCTGAACACCTTGATCAAGCCGGATGGGCATACCCCCGCGGTGGAGGGCTTCTTCGATCGCGTGCAGCCGCTCACCGCCCGGCAGAAGGCGCTGATCGCCGAGGCGGCGCGCAAGAGCAGCGAAGCCGATGCCAAGAAGAGCCTCGGCGTTCAACGCTGGATCGAAGACGAGAGCTGGGAGCAGTCGCTCGTCCGGCTCGCCGAGCAGCCGACGATCAACATCCAGGGTCTCGTCGCCGGCTATACCGGGCCGGGCGGCAAGACGGTCCTGCCGCACCGCGCCGTCGCCAAGGTGGAGATGCGCCTGGTACCCGACATGACCAGGGACGACAGCGTCGCCAAGCTCAAGAGACATCTCGAAAAGCACGGCTTTCCGGACATCGAGATCAACGTCACCGGCGGGTACGGGCCGAATCAGACACCGGAGGATTCCGCTCTGATCAAGGCGCAGCAGACAGTGCTCACCCGTGCGGGCGTGACCTGGGCGCTCAATGTCCGAAATGCCGGTTCATGGCCCGGCGTGGTGTTCACCGGCGATCCGCTGCGCCTGCCGGCGGGACAATTCGGCCTCGGCAGCGGCGCCGGCGCGCACGCACCGGACGAATATTTCGTGATCGAAAGCGCAAACCCGAAGATCGCCGGCATCACCGAGCAGACCATGGCCTATGTCGACCTCCTCTACGAGGTGGCGGCGCAGGCCTGA
- the ndk gene encoding nucleoside-diphosphate kinase gives MATERTFSIIKPDATRRNLTGAVTAKLEEAGLRVVASKRIQMSREQAEGFYGVHRERPFFNDLVTFMTSGPVVVQVLEGENAVLRNREVMGATNPANADAGTIRKEFAESIEANSVHGSDSLENAKIEIDFFFKPEEIVG, from the coding sequence ATGGCGACCGAACGCACTTTCTCGATCATCAAACCCGACGCGACCCGTCGCAATCTTACCGGCGCCGTCACCGCCAAGCTCGAGGAAGCCGGCCTGCGCGTCGTCGCGTCCAAGCGGATCCAGATGTCTCGCGAGCAGGCCGAAGGCTTCTACGGCGTTCACCGGGAGCGTCCGTTCTTCAACGACCTCGTCACCTTCATGACGTCGGGCCCGGTCGTCGTTCAGGTGCTGGAAGGCGAGAATGCCGTCCTTCGCAACCGTGAAGTGATGGGGGCGACCAACCCGGCCAATGCCGACGCCGGCACGATCCGCAAGGAATTCGCCGAATCGATCGAAGCCAATTCGGTCCATGGCTCGGACAGCCTGGAGAATGCGAAGATCGAGATCGACTTCTTCTTCAAGCCCGAGGAAATCGTCGGCTGA
- the purN gene encoding phosphoribosylglycinamide formyltransferase, translating to MAEPDGPAQAGRVRVGVLLSGRGTNMAALSEYRRRQERSYDLVLAASNVPEARGLVVARTLGIKTWAKSHKGIAREEFDALLDAELRKHGVELIALAGYMRLLSPGFIRSWQGRIVNIHPSLLPLYKGLDTHARALAAGDQWAGCSVHIVTEALDDGPVLAQAKVKIRERDTAETLAARVLEEEHKLYPQALDAFAARFRDGLAPEADLA from the coding sequence ATGGCTGAGCCGGACGGGCCGGCGCAGGCGGGTCGAGTCAGGGTCGGGGTGCTGCTGTCGGGCCGCGGCACCAACATGGCTGCGCTTTCCGAATATCGGCGGCGGCAGGAGCGATCCTACGATCTCGTGCTCGCCGCCTCGAACGTTCCGGAGGCGCGAGGGCTCGTCGTCGCACGGACGCTCGGGATCAAGACCTGGGCGAAGAGCCACAAGGGGATCGCGCGCGAGGAGTTCGACGCGCTGCTCGATGCCGAACTCCGCAAGCATGGGGTCGAGCTGATCGCGCTTGCCGGCTACATGCGCCTGCTCTCGCCCGGCTTCATCCGCAGCTGGCAGGGCCGGATCGTCAACATCCATCCCTCGCTCCTGCCGCTCTACAAGGGGCTCGACACCCACGCCCGCGCGCTCGCCGCCGGAGATCAGTGGGCGGGTTGCTCCGTCCACATCGTCACGGAGGCGCTCGACGACGGTCCCGTGCTCGCCCAGGCCAAGGTGAAGATCCGGGAGCGTGACACCGCCGAGACCTTGGCGGCGCGGGTGCTGGAGGAGGAGCACAAGCTCTACCCCCAGGCGCTCGATGCTTTTGCCGCCCGCTTCCGGGACGGACTGGCGCCGGAGGCCGACCTCGCTTAA
- the purM gene encoding phosphoribosylformylglycinamidine cyclo-ligase codes for MSEGESYTYAKAGVSIAAGNALVKAIAPLAKSTARPGADASLGGFGGFFDLKAAGYRDPLLVAANDGVGTKLKLAIDFTRHDGVGIDLVAMCVNDLIVQGAEPLFFLDYFATGKLESGVAEQVVASIADGCRQAGCALIGGETAEMPGMYAAGDYDLAGFCVGAVERDEALTGHAVQDGDVILGLASSGVHSNGFSLVRRLATDKGWKLDRPALFDQDVLLVEALLAPTRIYVKSLLPLVRGGRIAAMAHITGGGLLENIPRVLPDDLHAFVDADAWPQPRLMAFLQAQGNIEPEEMARTFNCGIGMAVIVRAEEAAAVSEALEAAGETVLRIGRIATGPKGCTVRGSGGTWSARGDWTATHNG; via the coding sequence ATGAGCGAGGGTGAAAGCTATACATACGCCAAGGCTGGCGTTTCGATCGCGGCGGGCAACGCTTTGGTGAAGGCGATCGCGCCGCTGGCGAAAAGCACGGCGCGACCGGGCGCCGATGCCTCGCTTGGCGGCTTCGGGGGCTTCTTCGATCTGAAGGCGGCAGGCTATCGCGATCCCTTGCTGGTCGCGGCCAATGACGGCGTCGGCACCAAGCTGAAGCTTGCCATCGATTTCACCAGGCACGACGGCGTCGGCATCGATCTGGTGGCGATGTGCGTCAACGATCTCATCGTACAGGGCGCCGAGCCGCTGTTCTTCCTCGATTATTTCGCGACCGGGAAGCTCGAGAGCGGCGTTGCCGAGCAGGTCGTCGCCTCGATCGCCGACGGATGCCGTCAGGCCGGCTGCGCGCTGATCGGCGGCGAGACCGCGGAAATGCCCGGCATGTATGCCGCCGGCGACTACGATCTCGCCGGATTCTGCGTCGGCGCCGTCGAACGCGACGAGGCGCTGACCGGCCATGCTGTGCAGGACGGCGACGTCATCCTCGGCCTCGCCTCGTCCGGCGTGCATTCCAACGGCTTCTCGCTGGTGCGCCGGCTCGCCACGGACAAGGGCTGGAAGCTCGATCGCCCCGCTTTGTTCGATCAGGACGTGCTGCTGGTCGAGGCGCTGCTCGCACCGACCCGGATCTACGTCAAATCTCTGCTGCCGCTGGTCCGCGGCGGACGAATCGCGGCGATGGCCCACATCACCGGTGGCGGCCTGCTGGAGAACATCCCGCGCGTCCTGCCTGACGATCTCCACGCCTTCGTCGATGCCGATGCCTGGCCGCAGCCCCGACTGATGGCCTTCCTCCAGGCACAGGGCAATATCGAGCCTGAGGAGATGGCGCGCACCTTCAATTGCGGAATCGGCATGGCGGTCATTGTCCGTGCGGAGGAAGCGGCGGCGGTGAGCGAGGCGTTGGAAGCGGCCGGCGAAACCGTGCTCCGCATCGGCCGGATCGCTACCGGTCCCAAGGGCTGCACGGTACGCGGCTCCGGCGGAACGTGGTCGGCCCGGGGGGACTGGACCGCGACCCACAATGGCTGA
- a CDS encoding heavy-metal-associated domain-containing protein — translation MKRLPRLPLILGLVATLLAGGAVYAQLEGADRGVPPIDSASTFEVTGVEVDVAGPTAEKARQEGWREAQAKAWRALWAKTNGRPISEAPNLPDSTLNGMVSGIVVENEQIGPKRYIATLGVLFDRARTGQLLGVSGPVQRSAPMLVIPVMLTGSSFQSFESRTEWQKAWARFRTVNSPVDYVRPTGSGIDPLLLNVSQTRRPGRGWWRMLLDQYGAADVIVPEVHLHRLYPGGPATAMFVARAGPDNRILGRVQLKAENGASIARLFDEGVRRLDQIYSQALAGGQLAPDPSLVVPEPPPIEEFEPEAPVATTQPSLPPPTDTPTTPTAVATSFSLQVDTPNAAAVNRAELSVSRIGGVTSALTTSLALGGTSVMRVTYMGDSAAFQRALEAQGWRVSGSGSSLRISRGGGE, via the coding sequence GTGAAGCGTCTTCCCCGTCTGCCCCTGATCCTTGGTCTCGTCGCGACTCTCCTCGCCGGCGGTGCCGTTTACGCCCAACTCGAAGGCGCCGACCGCGGCGTGCCGCCGATCGACAGCGCCTCCACGTTCGAAGTGACCGGTGTCGAGGTCGACGTCGCCGGCCCCACCGCGGAAAAGGCGCGGCAGGAGGGATGGCGGGAGGCGCAGGCCAAGGCGTGGCGAGCGCTCTGGGCGAAGACCAACGGTAGGCCGATTTCCGAAGCGCCCAATCTGCCCGATTCGACCCTGAACGGAATGGTCTCGGGCATCGTCGTCGAAAACGAGCAGATCGGCCCGAAGCGCTACATCGCGACCTTGGGCGTGCTGTTCGACCGCGCCCGAACCGGCCAGTTGCTTGGGGTCAGCGGTCCGGTGCAGCGCTCGGCGCCGATGCTGGTGATCCCGGTGATGCTGACCGGGTCCTCCTTCCAGAGCTTCGAATCGCGCACCGAATGGCAGAAGGCCTGGGCTCGCTTTCGCACCGTCAACAGCCCGGTCGACTATGTGCGCCCCACCGGCTCCGGGATCGATCCGCTGCTGCTCAACGTCTCGCAGACCCGCCGGCCAGGGCGCGGCTGGTGGCGGATGCTGCTCGATCAATATGGCGCGGCCGACGTGATCGTCCCGGAAGTCCATCTGCACCGCCTCTATCCGGGAGGACCGGCGACGGCGATGTTCGTGGCCCGCGCGGGGCCCGACAATCGGATCCTGGGACGTGTGCAGCTCAAGGCGGAAAACGGCGCGTCGATCGCGCGCCTGTTCGACGAGGGCGTCCGCCGGCTGGATCAGATCTACAGCCAGGCGCTCGCGGGCGGGCAGCTTGCCCCCGATCCTTCGCTGGTGGTGCCGGAGCCGCCGCCGATCGAGGAGTTCGAGCCGGAAGCGCCGGTCGCGACCACACAGCCGTCGCTGCCGCCGCCGACTGACACGCCGACGACCCCGACTGCGGTCGCCACCAGCTTCAGCCTGCAGGTCGACACGCCCAATGCCGCGGCGGTCAATCGTGCCGAGCTGTCGGTGAGCCGGATCGGCGGCGTCACTTCGGCGCTGACCACCAGTCTGGCGCTGGGCGGAACGTCGGTGATGCGGGTGACCTATATGGGCGACTCGGCCGCTTTCCAGCGGGCGCTGGAGGCGCAGGGCTGGCGCGTCTCAGGCTCGGGATCGAGCCTGCGCATCAGTCGCGGCGGGGGCGAGTGA
- a CDS encoding DnaA ATPase domain-containing protein → MAPAAGQIALPLDWPVADRDEDFLLSDANRPAFDHLKRWTLWPVMATLLTGPRKSGRSLIGRIFVRKTGGRLFDNAERHEEEAIFHAWNHAQETRRPLLIVADAPPPAWSVALPDLRSRLAATPQIEIAAPDDGLIADLIVKLLGDRGIAVPPDVAEFIVPRIERSYVAVQQVVDALDRALLSRGGRMTVPTAKRALGEAGLIRRAKAA, encoded by the coding sequence GTGGCTCCGGCGGCTGGCCAGATCGCGCTTCCGCTCGATTGGCCGGTGGCGGATCGCGACGAGGATTTTCTCCTGTCTGATGCCAACCGGCCTGCCTTCGATCATCTGAAGCGCTGGACGCTGTGGCCGGTCATGGCCACCCTGTTGACCGGTCCGCGCAAATCGGGGCGGAGTCTGATCGGCCGCATCTTCGTGCGCAAGACGGGCGGCCGGCTGTTCGACAATGCCGAGCGGCACGAGGAGGAAGCGATCTTTCACGCCTGGAATCATGCGCAGGAGACGCGCCGACCGCTGCTCATCGTCGCCGACGCCCCGCCGCCCGCCTGGAGCGTCGCGCTCCCCGATCTGCGCTCCCGCCTTGCGGCGACCCCGCAGATCGAGATTGCGGCGCCCGACGATGGCCTGATCGCCGATCTGATCGTCAAACTGCTCGGCGACCGCGGCATCGCGGTGCCGCCCGACGTCGCCGAGTTCATCGTACCGAGGATCGAAAGGTCCTATGTCGCCGTTCAGCAGGTCGTGGATGCCCTCGATCGTGCCCTTCTCTCCCGCGGCGGCCGGATGACGGTGCCGACCGCGAAGCGTGCCCTTGGCGAAGCCGGTCTGATCCGGCGGGCGAAGGCGGCATGA
- a CDS encoding RNA degradosome polyphosphate kinase, translating into MIDGPLSSAESVELDELPLGPEQPYFNRELSWLAFNRRVLDEASNPAHPLLERVRFLSISGNNLDEFFMVRVAGLKGQQILGVEEASADGMTPSQQLIAIAAHADRLTRAQQRVWHDLRDELAKTGIHVLGGEDIPEEEGAWIDRHFREQIFPILTPQAIDPAHPFPFIPNAGFSLIFDLKRLSDGEPIRELLMVPSTLPRFLRLPGKAGHYVSVETLIRRHIGTIFPGYELLGGGAFRIIRDSDIEVEEEAEDLVRYFRSAIKRRRRGRVIRLAFEADMPDNLKTLVSEGLDAKYALVTSSSGFLGIADVQALVDEDRPDLKFPPFDPRFPERIREHGGDCFAAIRAKDIVVHHPYETFEAVVEFLKQAAADPDVVAIKQTLYRAGKQSAVIRALIDAAEAGKSVTAVVELKARFDEEQNLLWATALERAGVQVVYGFIDWKTHAKVSMVVRREEKGYRTYCHFGTGNYHPVTARVYTDLSFFTADPRAGRDVGQLFNYITGYVEPQGQELITMSPHGLRDELTRLIEAEIANVRAGRPGMIWAKMNSLVDPAIIDSLYAASQAGVAVELIVRGICCLRPGVPGLSDHIRVKSIIGRFLEHSRIWCFGNGDDLPNRKALVYISSADWMPRNFDRRVEYMLRIENPTVHAQVLDQVMVANLIDNEQSWRLNPDGTYERLHPGAEPPFNLHRYFMTNPSLSGRGAALRSGAVPKLRIHRGQ; encoded by the coding sequence ATGATCGACGGCCCTCTCTCCTCTGCCGAGTCGGTCGAACTTGACGAGCTGCCGCTCGGGCCCGAGCAGCCCTATTTCAATCGAGAGCTGAGCTGGCTCGCGTTCAATCGGCGGGTGCTCGACGAAGCCAGCAATCCCGCGCATCCGCTGCTGGAGCGGGTCCGCTTCCTGTCGATTTCGGGCAACAATCTCGACGAGTTCTTCATGGTCCGGGTTGCCGGCCTCAAGGGCCAGCAGATCCTGGGCGTCGAAGAGGCGTCGGCGGACGGCATGACTCCGTCGCAGCAGCTGATCGCGATCGCGGCCCATGCCGATCGTCTCACCCGTGCCCAGCAGCGTGTGTGGCACGATCTGCGCGACGAGCTCGCCAAGACCGGCATTCACGTGCTTGGCGGCGAGGACATTCCCGAGGAGGAGGGGGCCTGGATCGATCGTCACTTCCGGGAGCAGATCTTTCCCATCCTCACGCCCCAGGCGATCGACCCCGCCCATCCCTTTCCTTTCATTCCCAATGCCGGCTTCTCGCTGATCTTCGATCTGAAACGCCTCTCCGACGGTGAACCGATCCGCGAGCTGCTGATGGTGCCGTCGACGCTGCCGCGTTTCCTTCGGCTGCCTGGCAAGGCCGGGCATTACGTCTCGGTCGAGACGTTGATCCGGCGCCATATCGGCACGATCTTCCCTGGCTACGAACTGCTCGGCGGCGGCGCCTTCCGGATCATCCGCGACAGCGACATCGAGGTCGAGGAGGAAGCCGAGGATCTCGTCCGCTATTTCCGGAGCGCAATCAAGCGGCGCCGGCGCGGGCGCGTCATCCGCCTCGCCTTCGAGGCGGACATGCCGGACAATCTCAAGACGCTGGTCAGCGAGGGGCTGGACGCGAAATATGCGCTCGTCACCTCGTCCAGCGGCTTCCTCGGCATCGCCGACGTCCAGGCGCTCGTCGACGAGGATCGGCCGGATCTCAAATTCCCGCCCTTCGACCCGCGCTTTCCGGAGCGGATCCGGGAACATGGCGGCGATTGCTTCGCAGCCATCCGCGCCAAGGACATCGTCGTCCATCACCCCTATGAAACGTTCGAGGCGGTGGTCGAATTCCTGAAGCAGGCGGCGGCGGATCCGGACGTCGTCGCGATCAAGCAGACGCTCTACCGCGCCGGCAAGCAGTCGGCCGTGATCCGCGCGCTGATCGACGCCGCCGAGGCGGGCAAGTCGGTAACCGCGGTCGTCGAGCTCAAGGCCCGCTTCGACGAGGAGCAGAATCTGCTCTGGGCAACCGCGCTGGAGCGCGCGGGTGTCCAGGTCGTGTACGGTTTCATCGACTGGAAGACCCACGCCAAGGTGTCGATGGTCGTCCGCCGCGAGGAGAAGGGATACCGGACCTACTGCCATTTCGGCACCGGCAACTACCATCCGGTGACGGCGCGCGTGTATACCGATCTGAGCTTCTTCACCGCCGATCCGCGTGCGGGCCGCGATGTCGGCCAGTTGTTCAACTACATCACCGGCTATGTCGAGCCGCAGGGCCAGGAACTCATCACCATGTCGCCGCACGGTCTGCGCGACGAGCTGACCCGGCTGATCGAGGCCGAGATCGCCAATGTCCGCGCGGGGCGTCCGGGGATGATCTGGGCCAAGATGAACTCGCTCGTCGATCCGGCGATCATCGACAGCCTCTATGCGGCCAGCCAGGCGGGCGTCGCCGTGGAGTTGATCGTGCGCGGCATCTGCTGCCTGCGGCCGGGCGTGCCCGGGCTCTCCGACCACATTCGGGTGAAGTCGATCATCGGCCGCTTTCTCGAGCACAGCCGGATCTGGTGTTTCGGCAACGGCGACGACCTGCCCAATCGCAAGGCGCTGGTCTACATCAGCTCGGCAGACTGGATGCCGCGCAACTTCGATCGCCGCGTCGAATATATGCTCCGGATCGAGAACCCGACCGTGCACGCGCAGGTGCTCGATCAGGTGATGGTCGCCAATCTCATCGACAACGAGCAGAGCTGGCGGCTCAATCCGGACGGCACCTACGAGCGCCTTCATCCCGGCGCCGAGCCGCCGTTCAACCTGCACCGTTATTTCATGACCAACCCGTCTCTCTCCGGGCGCGGCGCCGCGTTGCGGAGTGGTGCTGTGCCGAAGCTGCGCATCCACCGCGGTCAATAA
- a CDS encoding Ppx/GppA family phosphatase, with the protein MPQREPIAIIDIGSNSVRLVVYAGAPRTPNVIFNEKVLAGLGASLAETGRLAEDAQERALAAMRRFKLLIEQMRVRRTWVVATAAARDAGNGEAFLDRIRDLGFEPEVISGEMEGVLAAEGVLSGIPAAEGMIGDLGGGSLELAEVGRGKVGRSISLPLGVLRIGEPDKKAEVRVAATLRKALADTGLGARGRGRPFYMVGGSWRALARLDLIATGYPLPITHQYPMPPSRPEELRKMIRLLDKADPKSIPTLTASRIPTLPAAKLVLSAVADELQPSELIVSSFGIREGLLYHRLSDEERLLDPLLEAAREAGRGLSRFGEHGDLLDAWIAPIFDDAPDHARLRLAACLLADVAWQAHPDFRAERGLEMALHGNWVGVDAPGRVMIAQALWANFGGGRSLPDKKVAALCSEADLGRAALWGLAMRLGQRLSGGLAASLARSKLSCGKGILRLCLPRGEEALYGETVDRRFRRLGAALGSKTEVTTF; encoded by the coding sequence GTGCCACAACGCGAGCCGATCGCGATCATCGACATCGGATCAAATTCGGTGCGCCTCGTCGTCTATGCGGGCGCACCGCGAACGCCCAACGTCATCTTCAACGAAAAGGTGCTCGCCGGGCTCGGCGCGAGCCTCGCGGAGACCGGCCGTCTCGCCGAGGATGCGCAGGAGCGTGCGCTGGCCGCCATGCGGCGCTTCAAGCTGCTGATCGAGCAGATGCGGGTGCGGCGAACCTGGGTGGTCGCCACCGCCGCTGCGCGCGATGCTGGCAATGGCGAGGCGTTTCTCGATAGGATCCGCGACCTCGGCTTCGAGCCCGAAGTGATCAGCGGCGAGATGGAGGGCGTTCTCGCTGCGGAGGGGGTGCTCTCCGGCATTCCGGCGGCGGAAGGGATGATCGGCGATCTCGGCGGCGGCAGCCTCGAGCTTGCCGAGGTCGGCCGCGGCAAGGTCGGCCGCAGCATCTCGCTGCCGCTGGGCGTGCTCCGGATCGGCGAGCCGGACAAGAAGGCCGAAGTCCGCGTCGCCGCAACCCTGCGCAAGGCGCTTGCCGACACCGGATTGGGCGCACGCGGCAGGGGGCGCCCCTTCTACATGGTCGGCGGCTCGTGGCGCGCGCTGGCCAGGCTCGATCTGATCGCCACCGGCTATCCGTTGCCGATCACCCACCAATATCCGATGCCGCCGTCGCGGCCTGAAGAGCTCCGCAAGATGATCCGGCTGCTCGACAAGGCCGACCCCAAGTCGATCCCGACGCTGACCGCCTCGCGAATCCCGACCCTGCCCGCGGCCAAGCTGGTTCTCTCCGCCGTTGCCGACGAATTGCAGCCGAGCGAGCTGATCGTGTCGAGCTTCGGCATTCGCGAGGGTCTGCTCTACCACCGGCTCTCCGACGAAGAGCGCCTGCTCGATCCTCTGCTCGAAGCCGCGCGCGAAGCGGGACGGGGGCTCAGCCGCTTCGGCGAGCATGGCGATCTGCTCGATGCCTGGATCGCGCCGATCTTCGATGATGCGCCCGATCACGCCCGGCTGCGCCTGGCCGCCTGTCTGCTCGCCGACGTCGCCTGGCAGGCCCATCCGGACTTCCGCGCCGAACGGGGCCTCGAAATGGCGCTGCACGGCAATTGGGTCGGCGTCGACGCGCCGGGGCGCGTGATGATCGCGCAGGCGCTCTGGGCGAATTTCGGCGGCGGCCGCAGCCTGCCGGACAAGAAGGTCGCAGCCTTGTGCAGCGAAGCCGATCTTGGCCGCGCGGCCTTGTGGGGGCTGGCGATGCGGCTCGGCCAGCGCCTCAGCGGCGGTCTCGCAGCGAGCCTCGCCCGCAGCAAACTCAGCTGCGGCAAGGGCATCCTGCGCCTCTGCCTGCCGCGCGGCGAGGAAGCGCTCTACGGCGAGACCGTCGACCGCCGCTTCCGACGTCTCGGTGCCGCGCTCGGCAGCAAGACCGAGGTGACCACCTTCTGA
- a CDS encoding putative quinol monooxygenase yields the protein MGIDRRTFIAASTATAVLAPADASATASSRYGLIGKVTAKPGKRAELARILLDGVSGMPGCLSYIVAEDPADADTLWITEAWTDKDAHAASLSLPSVRAAIGKGRPLIASMAGIAETIPIGGHGL from the coding sequence ATGGGCATCGATCGAAGAACCTTCATCGCCGCTTCCACTGCGACAGCGGTGCTGGCCCCGGCCGACGCGAGCGCGACCGCATCGTCACGCTACGGGCTGATCGGCAAGGTGACCGCGAAGCCGGGCAAGCGCGCGGAACTCGCACGGATCCTGCTCGACGGCGTCTCCGGAATGCCCGGCTGTCTCAGCTACATCGTTGCCGAAGACCCGGCCGATGCCGACACGCTGTGGATCACCGAAGCCTGGACCGACAAGGACGCGCATGCGGCGTCTTTGTCGCTGCCGTCCGTGCGGGCGGCGATCGGCAAGGGTCGGCCGCTGATCGCGAGCATGGCCGGTATCGCGGAAACGATCCCGATCGGAGGTCACGGACTCTAG
- a CDS encoding I78 family peptidase inhibitor yields the protein MRKMAAAAMLLMMANGCASLSAASGEDAAAHGESGRTCKAEAAQKLVGKAASESLAAEAMRLSGAGTLRWIPHDGIVTMDFREDRLNIELDQTNMVTRIRCG from the coding sequence ATGCGGAAGATGGCGGCAGCGGCGATGCTGCTGATGATGGCGAACGGCTGCGCGAGCCTCTCGGCCGCTTCGGGCGAAGACGCTGCGGCGCATGGCGAGAGTGGCCGCACCTGCAAGGCCGAGGCCGCCCAGAAGCTGGTCGGCAAAGCTGCGAGCGAGTCCCTTGCGGCGGAAGCGATGCGTCTCTCCGGGGCGGGCACGCTCCGCTGGATCCCGCATGACGGCATCGTGACGATGGACTTCCGCGAAGACCGCCTGAACATCGAACTCGACCAGACCAACATGGTGACCCGCATACGCTGCGGCTGA